One genomic segment of Bacteroidota bacterium includes these proteins:
- a CDS encoding UbiA-like polyprenyltransferase: MIKKISDYLSLVKFVHTIFAMPFALIGFFVAIKIGGSPFSWHILILVILCMIFARNAAMAFNRYADRKIDSLNPRTAAREIPKGIISPRSALLFISANVILFMLTTWFINMLTFALAPVALLIILGYSLAKRYTSLCHFVLGLGLSLAPIGAYISVCGKFGILPIMYSLAVLFWVSGFDMIYSLQDYRFDQSVSLKSMPAWLGKSKTLVLSAILHLFTTGFIIAAGIYGEFGLLYWIGSFIFISLLLYQHLIVKPDDLSRVNVAFQTINGIASITFAIFTIISLYLK, from the coding sequence ATGATTAAAAAAATATCGGATTATTTGTCACTGGTCAAGTTCGTTCACACCATTTTTGCAATGCCCTTTGCCCTGATTGGTTTTTTTGTTGCCATTAAAATTGGGGGTAGTCCATTTAGCTGGCATATACTGATCCTGGTTATTCTTTGTATGATCTTTGCCCGGAATGCTGCCATGGCTTTTAACCGTTATGCAGACAGAAAGATAGATTCTCTAAATCCACGAACTGCAGCAAGGGAAATACCTAAGGGAATAATTTCACCCCGTTCTGCCCTGCTTTTCATTTCAGCCAATGTAATTCTTTTCATGCTCACTACATGGTTCATCAATATGCTCACTTTTGCCCTTGCTCCTGTTGCTTTATTAATTATCCTCGGATATAGCCTGGCAAAAAGATATACCTCCTTGTGCCATTTTGTATTGGGGCTTGGTTTATCCCTTGCTCCTATCGGCGCATATATTTCTGTTTGCGGGAAATTCGGGATATTGCCAATCATGTATTCTTTGGCAGTCTTATTCTGGGTAAGCGGGTTTGACATGATTTATTCCTTGCAGGATTACCGTTTCGATCAAAGCGTCAGTTTAAAATCCATGCCTGCCTGGTTAGGCAAATCAAAAACACTTGTACTCTCTGCAATACTGCATCTTTTTACCACAGGTTTTATTATAGCTGCCGGAATATATGGGGAATTTGGACTGCTTTACTGGATTGGTTCATTCATCTTTATTTCCCTACTATTATACCAGCATTTAATTGTAAAACCTGATGATTTATCGAGGGTAAATGTTGCATTCCAGACTATAAATGGAATTGCCAGTATCACTTTCGCCATTTTCACTATTATCAGCCTTTACCTGAAATAG
- a CDS encoding phosphatase — MRAGIVDMGTNTFNLLVAEVENENKYHILFIDRQAVQLGKSGINKHVILPDAFERAENAMNIHVANMKKFEVEKMYALGTSAIRSAANKEEFTTFIKQKFNIDIHVISGDQEAGFIYKGVKQTVHIDHGHEIILDIGGGSNEFIIANQNEILWKHSFNLGIARLLNKFHPSDPIKPEEIEIIEQYFEQNLGLLFEAASKYNPSVLIGASGSFDTFRSLIFHEPEPNGQIERENSKELGMDEYHRLYETLIKSTREQRLNYHHLEPIRVDYIVLASLFTSFVLKKLNINQLFQSDYSLKEGVILDLIKGVI; from the coding sequence ATGCGTGCAGGAATAGTCGACATGGGCACCAATACATTCAATTTGCTGGTAGCCGAAGTCGAAAATGAAAATAAATACCATATACTATTTATTGACCGTCAAGCCGTACAATTGGGGAAAAGCGGCATCAATAAGCATGTAATCCTGCCTGATGCTTTCGAACGGGCAGAAAATGCAATGAATATTCATGTTGCAAACATGAAAAAGTTCGAGGTAGAAAAAATGTATGCCCTGGGCACCTCCGCCATCAGAAGCGCTGCCAATAAGGAAGAATTCACAACTTTTATAAAACAGAAATTCAATATAGACATTCATGTCATCAGCGGTGACCAGGAAGCAGGATTTATATATAAAGGAGTGAAACAGACCGTACATATAGACCATGGACATGAAATTATCCTTGATATCGGCGGAGGAAGCAATGAATTTATTATTGCCAACCAGAATGAAATCTTGTGGAAACACAGTTTTAATCTGGGTATAGCCCGGTTGTTGAATAAATTTCATCCTTCCGATCCGATTAAGCCGGAAGAAATAGAAATTATCGAACAATATTTTGAACAAAACCTCGGATTACTGTTTGAAGCTGCTTCAAAATATAATCCATCAGTGCTTATCGGAGCATCAGGAAGTTTTGATACTTTTCGTTCCCTGATTTTTCACGAACCGGAACCCAATGGACAAATTGAAAGGGAAAATTCAAAAGAGCTGGGTATGGATGAATACCACAGGCTATATGAAACCCTGATCAAATCCACCCGTGAACAAAGGTTGAATTACCATCACCTGGAACCCATCAGGGTGGATTACATCGTCCTGGCCAGTTTGTTTACCTCTTTTGTCCTGAAAAAGTTAAATATCAACCAATTGTTTCAAAGTGATTATTCGCTTAAAGAAGGTGTTATTTTGGATTTAATAAAGGGAGTAATTTAA
- a CDS encoding PorV/PorQ family protein encodes MNFFVYLSVKFSKPVGKGTVHFLLALSMLYIPVNLCGQTRKYSNEFLSVGIGARALGMSNSTVATVQDVTAGYWNPAGLAGQSGDMQAALMHSEYFAGIAKFDYAGFSSKVDSSSVIGFSAIRFGVDDIPNTLELIDANGNVRYDLIKSFSAADYAFMFSYARKNQIPGFSYGTTVKVIRRKTGNFASAWGFGIDLGARFDKKHWHFGLSGRDITSTFNAWKFDNQDLKEVYETTGNELPENSVEITLPKLILGISRDFTINKKIEALTELDAEITFDGKRPVLVQSNPVCVDPHLGVEFSYNHLVFIRAGVGNIQHVPGFGGKNQLTFQPNLGLGLCLKRLSIDYALTDIGDQSIALYSNVFSLRYAFGNH; translated from the coding sequence ATGAATTTTTTCGTTTATTTATCAGTAAAATTTAGTAAACCTGTGGGAAAAGGAACTGTTCATTTTCTTTTAGCGCTCTCAATGCTATATATTCCGGTTAATCTGTGCGGACAAACCAGGAAATACAGCAATGAATTCCTGTCTGTCGGTATAGGCGCGAGAGCTTTAGGAATGTCCAATTCAACAGTCGCTACAGTGCAAGATGTCACTGCAGGTTATTGGAATCCTGCAGGCCTTGCCGGACAGTCCGGTGATATGCAGGCTGCCCTGATGCATTCGGAATATTTCGCAGGGATTGCAAAATTTGATTACGCAGGTTTCAGTTCGAAAGTCGACAGTTCTTCCGTCATCGGATTCTCAGCCATTCGATTTGGCGTGGATGATATTCCCAATACCCTCGAACTGATTGATGCCAACGGAAATGTACGGTACGACCTGATCAAATCATTTTCAGCAGCCGACTATGCTTTCATGTTCTCTTATGCACGGAAAAATCAGATTCCGGGATTTAGCTATGGGACAACGGTGAAAGTAATACGGCGCAAAACCGGAAATTTCGCCTCTGCCTGGGGGTTCGGCATTGATCTGGGTGCCCGGTTCGATAAAAAGCACTGGCATTTTGGACTTTCGGGCAGGGATATTACTTCCACCTTTAATGCCTGGAAATTTGACAATCAGGACTTAAAAGAAGTTTATGAAACCACAGGCAATGAATTACCCGAAAATTCGGTGGAGATCACCCTTCCAAAATTAATCTTAGGTATTTCAAGGGATTTTACCATTAATAAAAAAATTGAAGCATTAACGGAACTGGATGCAGAGATCACCTTTGACGGGAAAAGGCCGGTACTTGTTCAATCAAATCCGGTTTGTGTGGATCCGCACCTGGGCGTCGAATTTTCATACAATCACCTGGTTTTTATCAGGGCCGGGGTGGGCAATATTCAGCATGTACCTGGTTTCGGAGGGAAAAACCAGCTTACCTTTCAGCCTAACCTTGGACTTGGCCTCTGCCTTAAACGGCTATCTATAGACTATGCCCTTACCGATATAGGCGACCAATCGATTGCTTTATATTCAAATGTTTTCTCTCTCAGATATGCATTTGGAAACCACTAA